One genomic region from Candidatus Obscuribacterales bacterium encodes:
- a CDS encoding sirohydrochlorin chelatase, translated as MTDPQPLLLVGHGTRDADGRQTFLDFASAFQASDLSRPVIPCFLELTDPSIQAGVDLCVEKGYREMTALPVLLFAARHNKYDVTNELDIARQRHPGIKIHYGRHFGVSPLLIDLWRDRLAVADQQSNIPREESVLLFVGRGASDPDANGDVYKLARLLWEGSGFKGLEVCFSGITHPRLDPGFDRVWTWNPKRVVVLPHFLFTGVLVKRIQDTAERQQRHRPDVQIQSLAEIGLDPILFDLVRDRAQEAQTGQVMMNCETCKFRRAVSQQLVGLGQDDLPSHDHGHDHGHAHGHDHGHGHAHGHGHGHAHGHDAPDPYAQEADYHDRVWQVP; from the coding sequence ATGACCGATCCACAACCGTTACTTTTGGTTGGCCACGGCACCCGCGATGCCGACGGTCGCCAAACGTTTTTAGATTTTGCTAGCGCCTTTCAAGCCAGCGATCTGTCCCGCCCGGTGATTCCTTGTTTTTTGGAATTAACCGATCCCTCCATTCAGGCGGGGGTCGATCTCTGTGTTGAAAAGGGCTATCGGGAAATGACAGCGCTGCCGGTGCTGCTGTTTGCTGCCCGCCATAATAAATACGACGTCACCAACGAGCTAGACATTGCCCGCCAGCGTCATCCCGGCATCAAGATTCACTACGGTCGGCATTTTGGCGTCTCGCCGCTGCTGATTGACCTATGGCGCGATCGCTTAGCCGTTGCCGATCAGCAAAGCAATATTCCCCGAGAGGAATCGGTGCTGCTGTTTGTGGGCCGGGGCGCATCTGACCCCGATGCCAATGGCGATGTCTATAAACTGGCGCGTTTGCTATGGGAAGGCAGTGGCTTTAAGGGGCTAGAAGTTTGCTTTAGCGGCATCACCCACCCGCGTTTAGATCCAGGCTTTGACCGCGTTTGGACATGGAATCCCAAACGGGTGGTAGTGCTGCCCCACTTTTTATTCACCGGCGTGTTGGTGAAGCGCATTCAAGACACTGCCGAGCGTCAGCAACGCCATCGCCCTGATGTGCAGATTCAGTCCCTTGCCGAAATTGGCTTAGATCCGATCTTGTTTGACCTGGTGCGCGATCGGGCCCAGGAAGCCCAGACGGGTCAGGTGATGATGAACTGCGAGACCTGCAAATTCCGGCGGGCGGTGAGTCAGCAGTTGGTGGGTCTGGGACAGGATGATCTGCCTAGCCATGACCATGGTCACGATCACGGTCACGCCCATGGTCACGATCACGGGCACGGCCATGCCCACGGTCACGGTCACGGTCACGCCCACGGTCATGATGCTCCCGACCCCTACGCCCAGGAAGCCGACTATCACGATCGCGTTTGGCAGGTGCCCTAG
- a CDS encoding chlorophyll a/b-binding protein — protein sequence MRTGNIVDDQGKLNNFAVEPQMYVDEVARTGFTPYAEILNGRLAMIGFVSMLLFEAFAGQGLVSWFTGL from the coding sequence ATGAGAACTGGCAACATTGTGGACGACCAAGGCAAGCTCAACAACTTCGCGGTTGAGCCTCAGATGTATGTGGATGAAGTAGCACGCACCGGCTTCACCCCCTATGCTGAAATCCTTAATGGTCGGCTTGCAATGATTGGTTTTGTATCCATGCTCTTGTTTGAAGCCTTCGCAGGGCAAGGGTTGGTAAGCTGGTTTACCGGTCTATAG
- a CDS encoding DUF389 domain-containing protein, with protein MAHSWYVKVQRFWRKYLWGRRIKPQELRHFQASLLDESRLDLNFVVLSVGSCAIATFGLLSNSAAVIIGAMIIAPLMLPIRAMAFAALEGDLDLFRRGMVSVVVGTAIGVGLAAILGFMMNLPEYSSEVLARSQPTLLDLGIAVAAGGISGFAKVQPKVSNALAGTAIAVALMPPVCVIGLGLAQGNWQLSLGASLLYLTNLLGITLACMVAFLIAGYIPLARARRGLGIAMALTGVLLLPLGITLARLVQQVNLEYSLQRALLDRTITFQRTQLLSLDTNWLSSPPEVRLVVIASEPLTPNQVKLLEDFVEREMDQPFRLIFEINQVQEVRRRPIEQFGQIAQRAFPLPVDHHRLQPTRPAR; from the coding sequence TTGGCACACTCCTGGTATGTCAAGGTTCAACGGTTTTGGCGGAAATATCTTTGGGGGCGGCGCATTAAGCCTCAAGAGCTGCGCCATTTTCAGGCAAGTTTGCTAGACGAATCGCGGCTCGACCTCAATTTTGTAGTGCTGAGCGTAGGTTCCTGTGCGATCGCCACCTTTGGGTTGCTATCCAACAGTGCGGCGGTGATTATTGGCGCGATGATCATTGCGCCGTTGATGTTGCCCATTCGCGCTATGGCCTTTGCGGCCCTAGAAGGAGACCTCGATCTGTTTCGTCGGGGAATGGTGTCGGTGGTCGTAGGTACGGCCATTGGGGTTGGGCTGGCGGCCATCCTCGGATTTATGATGAACTTGCCGGAATATAGCAGTGAGGTGCTGGCGCGATCGCAACCCACCTTGCTTGATCTTGGCATTGCAGTAGCGGCAGGGGGCATCAGTGGTTTTGCTAAGGTGCAGCCGAAGGTGTCCAATGCTCTTGCTGGAACCGCGATCGCTGTGGCCTTGATGCCGCCGGTTTGTGTGATTGGTCTGGGGTTGGCCCAAGGCAATTGGCAACTGAGCTTGGGGGCATCGCTGCTGTACCTAACGAATTTATTAGGGATTACCCTAGCTTGTATGGTGGCCTTTTTGATTGCCGGCTATATTCCCCTAGCGCGGGCACGGCGGGGGCTGGGGATAGCGATGGCTTTAACAGGGGTGTTGCTGTTGCCCTTGGGTATTACCTTGGCTCGTTTGGTGCAGCAAGTCAACCTAGAATACAGTTTGCAGCGGGCATTGCTCGATCGCACGATTACCTTTCAGCGCACCCAATTATTGTCGTTGGATACTAACTGGTTGAGTTCACCGCCGGAGGTGCGCTTAGTCGTGATTGCCTCAGAACCGTTAACCCCCAATCAAGTCAAGCTGCTGGAAGACTTTGTAGAGCGGGAAATGGATCAGCCCTTCCGACTGATTTTTGAAATTAATCAGGTTCAAGAAGTGCGACGACGCCCTATCGAGCAGTTTGGTCAAATTGCTCAGCGGGCTTTCCCGTTGCCGGTAGATCATCATCGTCTACAGCCTACGCGCCCGGCCCGCTAA